A segment of the Candidatus Micrarchaeota archaeon genome:
CATCTTTGATCAAATCGCTCTTTGATAAGTACATGAGCACGAGCGGTTTTCCTGAGATAGTGTTGGAGGATAGGTTAGGGATTATTGATGATTATTTTAAAACGATCTTTTATTACGATGTGATCGATAGATACAGAATAAAGAATATGGACCTGATGGAATTTTTGATGAACTATCTGATAAGAATTTATTCTCAGGAGTTCTCTATAAATAAGTTCCATCATCTGGCAAAAGCACAAGGATACAAATCCAGTACATCAGTAGTTCATAACTATATCCGTATGTTAAAAGAGGTATATTTTGCCTTTCTAGTCACACAAAGGAGGAAGGGAAAAAAGGAATTCACATATTCAAAAAAGAATTATCTGGTGGACCATGGCTTTATCAATTACTACGTTGTGAATAGGGACCTTGGCAGGCTTCTGGAGAATATTGTATTTCTTCATCTCAGAAGAAAAAACAATCAGGTCTATTTTTATAAGGATAGGTATGAGTGCGATTTTCTCACTTCAAAGGCCTATCAGGTTACGTACGTCCTCAACGACGATAACTATAAGAGAGAAATTGGAGGTCTGACGACAGCATGCCGGAGGTTTAAGTTGAGAGGCAGGATAATAACCTACGATACCGAAGATGTTGTTAGAGTAGATTCTAGGTCCATCCCAGTGATACCGATCTGGAAATGGCTTCTCAAAGAGTAATTTGAAATTTTCTGTTTATAGAAAGAAAATCAAGAAAAACTTTCTGTATATAGAAAATTTTAACTCATCGATTAAACAAAAGTTTTA
Coding sequences within it:
- a CDS encoding ATP-binding protein codes for the protein MNTYELKTALKEMISEFHVSGLPPFYKRDIKVPEFKRINKIITLVGPRRAGKTYLLYQIMKSLLNKGHEITDFVYINFENERLFGIKAQDLHNILKAYTELYPRKKNKPILFFDEIQNVPNWELFVRGLHDRGYKIYVTGSNSKLLSREIASSLRGRATSVEVFPLSFREFLTFRGIELKENWEYSQASLIKSLFDKYMSTSGFPEIVLEDRLGIIDDYFKTIFYYDVIDRYRIKNMDLMEFLMNYLIRIYSQEFSINKFHHLAKAQGYKSSTSVVHNYIRMLKEVYFAFLVTQRRKGKKEFTYSKKNYLVDHGFINYYVVNRDLGRLLENIVFLHLRRKNNQVYFYKDRYECDFLTSKAYQVTYVLNDDNYKREIGGLTTACRRFKLRGRIITYDTEDVVRVDSRSIPVIPIWKWLLKE